GTCGTGGGAGCGCCAGTACGCGATGTTGTGGCGGCACCGATCGGCCGGGGTGCGGGCGAAGTTGGAGATCTCGTACCAGTCGTACCCCGCCCCGGCCAGCAGCGTGGCGGCCAGCTCATACTTGTCGGCCTCATCGTCGGGGTCGGGCATGGGCAACTCGCCACGGCGCACCTGCGCCGCCATCTTCGTACCCTGCTCGACCACCAGCGCATAGGCGGAGATGTGGTCCGGCGCGAGCGCCAGCACGGTCTCGAGCGAGTGCTGCCACTGCGCGAGGGTCTCCCCCGGTGCCCCATAGATGAGGTCGAGGCTCACCGCGAGCCCGGCCTCGCGCGCCCAGGCGACCACCTGCGGCACCCGCGCGGGATCGTGCGTGCGCTCCAGTGTGGCCAGCACCTGCGGCACGGCCGACTGCATCCCGAACGAGACCCGGGTGAAGCCCGCCGCCGCGAGGGCAGCCAGGTCGGCGGCCTCCACCGAGTCCGGGTTCGCCTCCGTGGTCACCTCGGCATCGGCGGCCAGCCCCCAGGCGCCGTCGACGGCGTCGAGCATGGCGGCGAGGTCGGACGGCGGGAGCAGCGTCGGGGTGCCACCGCCGACGAAGACGGTGCTCACCTCGCGGCGGGGCAGCCCAGCGCGCGTGAGCACCTGCTCGGCCAGCTCGATCTCGCCGATCGCGGTGGCCGCGTACTCCGAGCGGCTCGCTCCCCCGCCCAGCTCGGCGGCGGTGTAGGTGTTGAAGTCGCAGTACCCGCATCGCACCGCGCAGAAGGGCACGTGCAGGTAGACACCGAGATCTGCGGCGTCGGCGTCCTGCCGGCCGGGCACCGGCGAGTGCTGCGGGAGGAGAGCGTTCGCAGGCACGCCAGG
Above is a window of Ruania suaedae DNA encoding:
- the hemW gene encoding radical SAM family heme chaperone HemW → MTQPITLGSPATAAPGVPANALLPQHSPVPGRQDADAADLGVYLHVPFCAVRCGYCDFNTYTAAELGGGASRSEYAATAIGEIELAEQVLTRAGLPRREVSTVFVGGGTPTLLPPSDLAAMLDAVDGAWGLAADAEVTTEANPDSVEAADLAALAAAGFTRVSFGMQSAVPQVLATLERTHDPARVPQVVAWAREAGLAVSLDLIYGAPGETLAQWQHSLETVLALAPDHISAYALVVEQGTKMAAQVRRGELPMPDPDDEADKYELAATLLAGAGYDWYEISNFARTPADRCRHNIAYWRSHDWWGIGPGAHSHIAGTRWWNLKHPRPYAAALAAGNLPVDGSERLSTEDREVERTLLGVRLAEGLPVGASGAAELPGLVAEGLLEPGAARNGRAVLTLRGRLLADTVVRRLT